A stretch of Monomorium pharaonis isolate MP-MQ-018 chromosome 7, ASM1337386v2, whole genome shotgun sequence DNA encodes these proteins:
- the LOC105839260 gene encoding eukaryotic translation initiation factor 4 gamma 2 isoform X2: MYARLCKQLSDEAANFEPRKPIDESQKGQSTFRVLLLNKCKDEFENRSKASEAFENQDELGPEEEERRQVAKRKMLGNIKFIGELGKLGIVSEPILHRCIQQLLEKKRRGGPRGDAAEDIECLCQIMRTCGRILDSDKGRGLMDQYFKRMNSLAESRELPLRIKFMLRDVIELRRDDWKPRKATSTEGPMPINQIRNDNEETSRGNGFHRGREDRLGAEFLRKMGRGGLDVEMMGSIPLTSPSFGMPPPPPFSPNGFAGTPGVGYGRHNQRNQPGGGYYQNQSRHQNNFEGKRNQPQHNLPQNFNNNSNKEQLRFNKNKMLIGGQPEEVSLRPSANSMMFKQTNINLNLPLNNDMFPGRGSDMPLLRTTALKPSSPLLHKETPPAIVIKQGPVDKREKARDRKDKGPTREEVLKKVNALMDDLASHTNVSDAITAFKDLKIPERFLRHAICTVYSNTLDRGDSERELAAKLVVELKKENLLTLQQVNEGWKELVASISEKESTVPLVASHVAFLTAKAIVDNLIHLTDLASETENGRHHPLFLLTLQQLHKTQGKAKLTQIFNDSKVDLISQLPEAEKTKERLGEILEDRELTFLYPLLRIQGDMWRQLEADPAPNALYKWIKEKLDPQHHSDPAFINAMMNVLFKYITGETTLAPGVDPTVNPEKQLQEKESALLGKYSRFIRTFLTTIDSQVTALHALQVFCFSHNFPKGLLLRWFIALYNLEVIEEEAYHKWRDTVTDAYPGKGKALFQVNSWLTWLAEASEEEEEDDEDEKN, translated from the exons ATGTACGCACGGCTGTGCAAACAGCTGTCTGACGAAGCCGCAAACTTTGAACCCCGTAAACCGATCGATGAAAGTCAAAAAGGCCAGAGCACATTCAGAGTTCTTTTACTTAACAAGTGCAAAGACGAGTTCGAAAATCGTTCAAAAGCAAGCGAGGCATTCGAGAATCAAGATGAGCTTGGTCCCGAAGAAGAAGAGCGCCGGCAGGTGGCCAAGCGCAAGATGCTTGGTAACATCAAGTTCATTGGGGAGCTCGGCAAGCTGGGTATCGTGTCGGAGCCGATTTTACATCGTTGCATCCAGCAGTTGCTGGAGAAGAAAAGGCGAGGGGGACCCCGGGGGGACGCCGCGGAGGATATCGAATGTCTCTGCCAGATTATGCGTACCTGCGGCCGTATCCTTGACTCGGATAAGGGCCGCGGACTCATGGATCAGTATTTCAAACGTATGAACTCTCTGGCAGAGAGTAGGGAACTTCCTCTACGCATTAAATTCATGCTGCGCGATGTGATTGAATTACGCCGCGATGATTGGAAACCGCGCAAGGCCACGAGCACCGAAGGCCCGATGCCGATTAATCAGATCCGCAACGACAACGAGGAGACATCGCGGGGAAACGGTTTCCACAGAGGACGAGAGGATCGCCTCGGTGCGGAGTTTTTACGAAAAATGGGACGAGGCGGATTAGACGTGGAAATGATGGGAAGTATACCACTGACTTCCCCCTCATTCGGTatgccaccaccaccaccattcAGTCCGAATGGATTCGCGGGAACTCCTGGTGTTGGTTATGGCCGTCATAACCAACGTAATCAGCCAGGAGGGGGCTACTATCAAAACCAGAGTCGTCATCAGAATAATTTCGAAGGAAAACGTAATCAACCGCAACATAATTTACCGCAAAACTTTAACAACA acAGCAATAAAGAACAACTTCGATTCAACAAGAATAAGATGCTGATCGGAGGACAACCGGAAGAAGTGTCTCTAAGACCCTCGGCTAATTCGATGATGTTCAAACAAACCAACATCAACTTGAACCTACCTCTCAACAATG atatgttCCCAGGACGGGGCTCAGACATGCCTCTCTTACGTACTACCGCTCTGAAGCCCAGCTCACCTTTACTGCACAAAGAAACACCACCTGCTATTGTGATCAAACAAGGTCCTGTAGACAAACGGGAGAAGGCTAGGGACAGAAAAGACAAAGGACCGACACGGGAAGAAGTGCTGAAGAAGGTGAATGCCTTAATGGACGACCTAGCGTCccatacaaatgtatcggacGCAATAACAGCCTTCAAAGATCTTAAGATACCCGAACGATTCCTACGTCACGCGATTTGCACGGTGTATTCGAATACGTTGGATCGTGGAGACTCTGAACGCGAGTTAGCTGCCAAACTCGTGGTTGagttaaaaaaggaaaacttgTTGACTCTGCAGCAAGTGAACGAAGGATGGAAGGAATTAGTGGCCAGTATTTCGGAGAAGGAGAGCACCGTGCCTTTGGTAGCGTCTCACGTTGCCTTCTTGACAGCTAAGGCTATAGTGGATAATTTAATCCACTTGACGGATCTCGCCTCGGAAACAGAAAACGGTCGTCATCATCCGCTGTTTCTGCTAACGCTACAACAACTCCACAAGACCCAGGGCAAGGCGAAACTCACGCAAATCTTCAATGACAGCAAGGTGGATCTTATTAGCCAACTGCCAGAAGCGGAGAAGACAAAGGAACGTTTGGGCGAGATTTTGGAAGATCGGGAATTGACTTTCCTCTATCCTCTTCTCAGAATCCAGGGTGACATGTGGCGTCAGCTAGAAGCTGATCCGGCGCCCAACGCTCTTTACAAATGGATCAAAGAGAAGCTGGATCCCCAACATCATTCTGATCCTGCATTCATTAACGCTATGATGaatgtactttttaaatacatcACTGGG GAGACAACATTGGCACCCGGTGTTGATCCAACCGTAAATCCAGAAAAACAACTACAAGAGAAGGAAAGTGCGTTACTGGGGAAATATTCACGCTTCATTCGCACATTCCTGACCACCATCGACTCACAAGTTACGGCTCTTCATGCGCTTCAAGTATTTTGCTTCTCGCACAATTTTCCAAAAGGGCTGCTACTACGATGGTTTATAGCACTCTACAATCTTGAGGTCATCGAAGAGGAAGCATACCACAAGTGGAGAGACACCGTTACCGATGCTTATCCGGGCAAGGGCAAAGCATTGTTCCAG GTAAATTCCTGGCTAACTTGGCTTGCTGAAGCAtcagaggaagaagaggaagacgACGAGGATGAGAAGAATTAA
- the LOC105839260 gene encoding eukaryotic translation initiation factor 4 gamma 2 isoform X1 produces MPSRDDIRSLSTEQRWIPPSTVRRDALTPESRNDLIFRKVRGILNKLTPEKFAKLSNDLLNVELNSHVILKGVIFLIFEKALDEPKYSSMYARLCKQLSDEAANFEPRKPIDESQKGQSTFRVLLLNKCKDEFENRSKASEAFENQDELGPEEEERRQVAKRKMLGNIKFIGELGKLGIVSEPILHRCIQQLLEKKRRGGPRGDAAEDIECLCQIMRTCGRILDSDKGRGLMDQYFKRMNSLAESRELPLRIKFMLRDVIELRRDDWKPRKATSTEGPMPINQIRNDNEETSRGNGFHRGREDRLGAEFLRKMGRGGLDVEMMGSIPLTSPSFGMPPPPPFSPNGFAGTPGVGYGRHNQRNQPGGGYYQNQSRHQNNFEGKRNQPQHNLPQNFNNNSNKEQLRFNKNKMLIGGQPEEVSLRPSANSMMFKQTNINLNLPLNNDMFPGRGSDMPLLRTTALKPSSPLLHKETPPAIVIKQGPVDKREKARDRKDKGPTREEVLKKVNALMDDLASHTNVSDAITAFKDLKIPERFLRHAICTVYSNTLDRGDSERELAAKLVVELKKENLLTLQQVNEGWKELVASISEKESTVPLVASHVAFLTAKAIVDNLIHLTDLASETENGRHHPLFLLTLQQLHKTQGKAKLTQIFNDSKVDLISQLPEAEKTKERLGEILEDRELTFLYPLLRIQGDMWRQLEADPAPNALYKWIKEKLDPQHHSDPAFINAMMNVLFKYITGETTLAPGVDPTVNPEKQLQEKESALLGKYSRFIRTFLTTIDSQVTALHALQVFCFSHNFPKGLLLRWFIALYNLEVIEEEAYHKWRDTVTDAYPGKGKALFQVNSWLTWLAEASEEEEEDDEDEKN; encoded by the exons ATGCCTTCCAGGGACGATATTCGCTCCCTATCCACTGAGCAACGCTGGATCCCTCCTTCAACTGTTAGACGCGATGCACTCACCCCAGAAAGCCGAAATGATCTCATCTTTAGAAAGGTGCGGGGTATTCTTAACAAGCTCACACCGGAAAAATTCGCAAAGCTGAGCAACGACCTGCTCAACGTTGAGCTTAATTCCCATGTGATTCTCAAGGGTGTTATTTTCTTG ATCTTCGAAAAAGCACTTGATGAACCCAAGTACAGTTCTATGTACGCACGGCTGTGCAAACAGCTGTCTGACGAAGCCGCAAACTTTGAACCCCGTAAACCGATCGATGAAAGTCAAAAAGGCCAGAGCACATTCAGAGTTCTTTTACTTAACAAGTGCAAAGACGAGTTCGAAAATCGTTCAAAAGCAAGCGAGGCATTCGAGAATCAAGATGAGCTTGGTCCCGAAGAAGAAGAGCGCCGGCAGGTGGCCAAGCGCAAGATGCTTGGTAACATCAAGTTCATTGGGGAGCTCGGCAAGCTGGGTATCGTGTCGGAGCCGATTTTACATCGTTGCATCCAGCAGTTGCTGGAGAAGAAAAGGCGAGGGGGACCCCGGGGGGACGCCGCGGAGGATATCGAATGTCTCTGCCAGATTATGCGTACCTGCGGCCGTATCCTTGACTCGGATAAGGGCCGCGGACTCATGGATCAGTATTTCAAACGTATGAACTCTCTGGCAGAGAGTAGGGAACTTCCTCTACGCATTAAATTCATGCTGCGCGATGTGATTGAATTACGCCGCGATGATTGGAAACCGCGCAAGGCCACGAGCACCGAAGGCCCGATGCCGATTAATCAGATCCGCAACGACAACGAGGAGACATCGCGGGGAAACGGTTTCCACAGAGGACGAGAGGATCGCCTCGGTGCGGAGTTTTTACGAAAAATGGGACGAGGCGGATTAGACGTGGAAATGATGGGAAGTATACCACTGACTTCCCCCTCATTCGGTatgccaccaccaccaccattcAGTCCGAATGGATTCGCGGGAACTCCTGGTGTTGGTTATGGCCGTCATAACCAACGTAATCAGCCAGGAGGGGGCTACTATCAAAACCAGAGTCGTCATCAGAATAATTTCGAAGGAAAACGTAATCAACCGCAACATAATTTACCGCAAAACTTTAACAACA acAGCAATAAAGAACAACTTCGATTCAACAAGAATAAGATGCTGATCGGAGGACAACCGGAAGAAGTGTCTCTAAGACCCTCGGCTAATTCGATGATGTTCAAACAAACCAACATCAACTTGAACCTACCTCTCAACAATG atatgttCCCAGGACGGGGCTCAGACATGCCTCTCTTACGTACTACCGCTCTGAAGCCCAGCTCACCTTTACTGCACAAAGAAACACCACCTGCTATTGTGATCAAACAAGGTCCTGTAGACAAACGGGAGAAGGCTAGGGACAGAAAAGACAAAGGACCGACACGGGAAGAAGTGCTGAAGAAGGTGAATGCCTTAATGGACGACCTAGCGTCccatacaaatgtatcggacGCAATAACAGCCTTCAAAGATCTTAAGATACCCGAACGATTCCTACGTCACGCGATTTGCACGGTGTATTCGAATACGTTGGATCGTGGAGACTCTGAACGCGAGTTAGCTGCCAAACTCGTGGTTGagttaaaaaaggaaaacttgTTGACTCTGCAGCAAGTGAACGAAGGATGGAAGGAATTAGTGGCCAGTATTTCGGAGAAGGAGAGCACCGTGCCTTTGGTAGCGTCTCACGTTGCCTTCTTGACAGCTAAGGCTATAGTGGATAATTTAATCCACTTGACGGATCTCGCCTCGGAAACAGAAAACGGTCGTCATCATCCGCTGTTTCTGCTAACGCTACAACAACTCCACAAGACCCAGGGCAAGGCGAAACTCACGCAAATCTTCAATGACAGCAAGGTGGATCTTATTAGCCAACTGCCAGAAGCGGAGAAGACAAAGGAACGTTTGGGCGAGATTTTGGAAGATCGGGAATTGACTTTCCTCTATCCTCTTCTCAGAATCCAGGGTGACATGTGGCGTCAGCTAGAAGCTGATCCGGCGCCCAACGCTCTTTACAAATGGATCAAAGAGAAGCTGGATCCCCAACATCATTCTGATCCTGCATTCATTAACGCTATGATGaatgtactttttaaatacatcACTGGG GAGACAACATTGGCACCCGGTGTTGATCCAACCGTAAATCCAGAAAAACAACTACAAGAGAAGGAAAGTGCGTTACTGGGGAAATATTCACGCTTCATTCGCACATTCCTGACCACCATCGACTCACAAGTTACGGCTCTTCATGCGCTTCAAGTATTTTGCTTCTCGCACAATTTTCCAAAAGGGCTGCTACTACGATGGTTTATAGCACTCTACAATCTTGAGGTCATCGAAGAGGAAGCATACCACAAGTGGAGAGACACCGTTACCGATGCTTATCCGGGCAAGGGCAAAGCATTGTTCCAG GTAAATTCCTGGCTAACTTGGCTTGCTGAAGCAtcagaggaagaagaggaagacgACGAGGATGAGAAGAATTAA
- the LOC105829333 gene encoding syntaxin-12: MAQRPQNYGSTDQRMDVPEIGFSPTELYNLCENITANIYKINSSWRFLEKTYKSIGTSKDTQDLRDQVHITQSNTNQMVTQTSKDIARLTMLMRRGEKQQKLQIEKLTTDFKDALQRYSSMQKSIAEKMKRHILAMTNIENSMDAEDAEETHHLLLAQEQEHKTTQRTLEFQHGLLLEREDRIKRIEGDILDVNQIMRELAALVHQQGDTIDTIDNHIENVHGNVELGAQELEKGSNYQSKFRRKVYILLLLAIIVAIVLTVILVIKLS; this comes from the exons atGGCTCAGCGTCCTCAAAACTATGGGTCTACGGATCAACGGATGGATGTACCTGAAATAGGATTTAGTCCTACTGAACTTTATAATCTCTGTGAAAATATTACcgctaatatatataaaattaattcaagttGGAGGTTTTTGGAAAAAACTTACAAAAGCATTGGAACAAGCAAGGATACTCAAGATTTAAGAGACCAAGT ACATATAACACAGTCAAATACCAATCAGATGGTCACGCAGACGAGCAAGGACATAGCAAGGCTGACAATGCTGATGAGGCGTGGAGAGAAGCagcaaaaattacaaattgaaaaactcACGACAGACTTTAAGGATGCATTACAGAGATATTCCAGTATGCAGAAG TCAATTGCTGAGAAGATGAAGAGACATATTTTAGCTATGactaatatagaaaattcaaTGGACGCGGAGGATGCTGAAGAGACACATCATCTACTTCTAGCGCAGGAACAAGAGCACAAGACCACACAAAG GACACTCGAGTTTCAACACGGACTACTCTTAGAAAGAGAGGATAGGATAAAACGTATTGAGGGCGATATTTTGGATGTTAATCAAATTATGCGTGAACTCGCGGCACTGGTGCATCAACAAGGTGATACTATTG atacaaTTGACAACCATATAGAAAATGTGCACGGCAATGTCGAGTTAGGGGCGCAGGAATTGGAGAAGGGAAGTAATTACCAAAGTAAATTTCGTCGGAAAGTTTATATCTTGTTGTTACTTGCAATTATAGTTGCCATTGTATTAACTGTTATTCTAgtcattaaattaagttaG